One window of the Methylovirgula sp. HY1 genome contains the following:
- a CDS encoding branched-chain amino acid ABC transporter permease encodes MKPWTIALGLIIAAALAAVPWLGNDVAIQFGINALLLATLAQSWNILGGFTGYVSFGNSVFYGLGTYGTAIAMAQFNLPFGVGLAIGAVVAMLCAVLVGIPILRLRGPYFAIATLGLNGAMAAIISNLPIAGTNIGLVLPLTRNDALFYELALGLLGVCTLTVAWIASSRYGMGLIAIREDEDAAGSMGVNATLYKVTALVLSAFFTALAGGIHAYWSTFVDPAGAFDTTLNVRMVIMCVFGGPGTVFGPVIGAFILSAIYEVLASEISKAAVLLFGLVIVFSVVFMPKGLTDLAGGIGRSGWRYFFRNIRENRL; translated from the coding sequence ATGAAGCCCTGGACGATCGCACTCGGACTTATCATCGCCGCCGCGCTGGCGGCTGTTCCTTGGCTCGGCAATGATGTCGCGATCCAGTTCGGCATCAATGCGCTGCTGCTCGCGACGCTTGCCCAATCATGGAACATCCTCGGCGGTTTTACCGGCTATGTCTCTTTCGGCAATTCTGTCTTCTATGGGCTTGGCACCTATGGCACCGCCATCGCCATGGCGCAGTTCAATCTGCCCTTCGGCGTCGGCCTCGCGATCGGCGCCGTGGTCGCGATGCTCTGCGCGGTACTCGTCGGCATTCCGATCCTGCGGCTGCGCGGTCCCTATTTCGCGATTGCTACTCTCGGCCTCAATGGGGCTATGGCGGCCATTATCTCCAATCTGCCAATTGCCGGCACCAATATCGGCCTCGTCCTGCCGCTGACACGCAATGACGCACTCTTCTATGAGCTGGCGCTCGGCCTTCTCGGTGTTTGCACGTTGACTGTGGCCTGGATCGCGTCGAGCCGCTACGGCATGGGCCTGATCGCAATCCGCGAGGATGAGGACGCCGCCGGCAGCATGGGCGTCAATGCAACGCTTTATAAGGTGACGGCGCTTGTGCTGTCGGCGTTCTTCACCGCGCTTGCCGGGGGAATTCATGCTTATTGGAGCACATTCGTCGATCCCGCGGGTGCCTTCGATACGACATTGAACGTGCGCATGGTGATCATGTGCGTTTTCGGTGGACCGGGCACCGTGTTCGGGCCGGTCATAGGGGCGTTCATCCTCTCGGCAATCTATGAGGTTCTGGCTTCCGAAATTTCGAAGGCAGCGGTGCTGCTCTTCGGCCTTGTCATCGTGTTTTCCGTCGTCTTCATGCCGAAGGGCCTGACCGACCTCGCCGGTGGAATAGGGCGCAGCGGATGGCGCTATTTCTTCCGCAACATCCGCGAGAACCGGCTATGA